A genomic stretch from Limanda limanda chromosome 11, fLimLim1.1, whole genome shotgun sequence includes:
- the bola1 gene encoding bolA-like protein 1 yields MLPSVLRCARSASTRLALHRPLAHFRPHMAPDPSRPVESSIRTKLTDALQPDHLEVHNESHMHAVPPGSESHFRVLVVSSQFEGLPLIKRHRLVNEALKEELSTCVHALAIQTKTPEQWGSNPNLAKSPPCMGGSRGDPTVEEKLKAGRD; encoded by the coding sequence ATGCTGCCCAGTGTCCTCCGCTGTGCTCGCTCTGCCTCCACCCGTCTCGCCTTGCACCGGCCTCTGGCCCACTTCAGACCCCACATGGCCCCGGACCCCAGCCGGCCCGTGGAGAGCTCTATCAGAACCAAACTAACCGACGCACTACAGCCCGACCACCTGGAAGTCCACAATGAGAGCCACATGCACGCCGTGCCCCCCGGCTCGGAATCCCACTTCCGTGTGCTGGTGGTCAGCTCCCAGTTCGAGGGTCTGCCGCTGATAAAGCGCCACCGTCTGGTCAATGAGGCCCTGAAGGAGGAGTTGAGTACCTGTGTTCATGCACTGGCCATACAGACAAAGACCCCTGAGCAGTGGGGAAGTAACCCCAACCTGGCCAAGAGTCCGCCCTGCATGGGGGGATCGAGGGGAGACCCCACggtggaggagaagctgaaggccGGACGAGACTGA